In one Inquilinus sp. Marseille-Q2685 genomic region, the following are encoded:
- a CDS encoding alpha/beta fold hydrolase — MTLPILFLPGLLCDADLWTAQLNAFSAERPVAVASLAGSDSVAGLAEAALAAAPRRFALAGLSMGGYVALEIMRRAQERVAGLALIDTSARPDTEEQSRRRRALIALARTGKFKGVTPRLLPLLLHPSRLEDPVLTGRVMAMAARIGRDAFLRQQTAILGRPDSRPDLSRIGCPAVVVCGRQDELTPLPVSEEMAGLIPGADLVVVEDSGHLSTMEQPEAVNAALAAWLGRLPA; from the coding sequence ATGACCCTGCCGATCCTGTTCCTGCCCGGCCTCCTGTGCGACGCCGATCTGTGGACGGCGCAGCTCAACGCCTTCTCGGCCGAGCGGCCGGTGGCGGTGGCCAGCCTGGCTGGGTCCGACTCCGTGGCCGGGCTGGCCGAGGCCGCCCTGGCCGCAGCGCCGCGGCGCTTCGCCCTGGCCGGGCTGTCGATGGGCGGCTATGTCGCGCTCGAGATCATGCGCCGGGCGCAGGAACGCGTGGCCGGGCTGGCGCTGATCGACACCTCGGCCCGGCCGGATACGGAGGAGCAGAGCCGCCGCCGGCGCGCCCTGATCGCGCTGGCCCGGACCGGCAAGTTCAAAGGGGTGACGCCGCGGCTGCTGCCGCTGCTGCTGCATCCTTCGCGGCTCGAGGACCCGGTGCTGACCGGGCGGGTGATGGCGATGGCCGCGCGGATCGGCCGCGACGCCTTCCTGCGGCAGCAGACCGCGATCCTGGGGCGGCCGGACAGCCGGCCCGACCTGTCGCGGATCGGCTGCCCGGCCGTGGTGGTGTGCGGCCGGCAGGACGAGCTGACGCCGCTGCCGGTGTCAGAGGAGATGGCCGGGCTGATCCCCGGCGCGGATCTCGTCGTGGTCGAGGACAGCGGCCACCTCTCGACCATGGAGCAGCCGGAGGCGGTCAACGCCGCACTGGCCGCGTGGCTTGGGCGTTTGCCGGCCTAG